In a genomic window of Rhinoderma darwinii isolate aRhiDar2 chromosome 10, aRhiDar2.hap1, whole genome shotgun sequence:
- the LOC142661376 gene encoding uncharacterized protein LOC142661376: MASISVEKLIILVQHKPCLWNKRLEEYADRNLKDLAWQEVCSEVHPEWEKATNVQKKRMVEYVKTRWNTCRDQFKRELNDKGKSGDGRQKKRPYLYTKQLSFLLDVMQVGPTKDNLEAEDSDATQIEEADVGLGIARSTSTPVPAENTAEDNPVCATEPEDEIIPRGKRRRSANKGPTCTEPRQAVDLRVLEHLEKRATETEEGTFCRALSNILKRVPIERQIRCQTALMEVVEIFATHPDPREIHHGIEFHRRGCDGSTFRSVPPAPAATAQTSQQPPYQASMPLFSEDRPGYGMPGPSQQQYRHMQQGEAVPRPHHDPAPSQSFYNL; the protein is encoded by the exons atggcttcaattAGCGTGGAGaaactaatcatcctggtccagcacaagccctgtctatGGAATAAGCGCCTTGAAGAGTATGCTGACAGGAATCTGAAAGATCTggcctggcaggaggtctgcagtgaggtgcatcctgagtgggagaaggcaacgaACGTGCAAAAGAaacgcatgg ttgAATACGTGAAAACACGATGGAACACATGCCGTGACCAATTTAAGCGTGAGCtgaatgacaaggggaagagcggagacggacgaCAGAAAAAAAGACCATACCTGTACACAAAACAGCTGTCGTTCCTTCTGGATGTcatgcaggttggccc aaccaaggataatctggaggcAGAAGACTCTGATGCCACTCAAATAGAAGAGGCTGACGTCGGTTTGGGGAttgctaggtccacttccactccaGTGCCTGCTGAAAATACAGCAGAGGATAATCCAGTCTGTGCCACGGAACCGGAAGACGAAATTATACCCCGAGGTAAACGCCGACGTTCTGCCAATAAAGGTCCAACAtgtacagagccaaggcaggcggtCGACTTGCGGGTTTTAGAACACCTGGAGAAAAGAGCGACAGAAACcgaagagggcaccttctgtcgcgctctTTCAAATATTCTAAAAAGAGTGCCAATTGAGAGGCAGATCAGGTGCCAAACAGCCCTAATGGAAGTGGTCGAAATTTTTGCCACACATCCTGATCCACGTGAAATCCATCATGGCATAGAGTTTCATAGGCGGGGGTGTGATGGAAGCACCTTCCGctctgtccctccagcacctgcagcaaccgctCAAACCAGCCAGCAGCCACCATATCAAGCCTCAATGCCACTATTCAgtgaagatcgtccagggtatggcatgccaggaccttctcaACAGCAGTATCGgcacatgcagcagggggaggctGTTCCACGACCCCATCATGACCCTGCACCTTCTCAAtcattttacaatttataa